A single window of Anaerocolumna chitinilytica DNA harbors:
- a CDS encoding SAM-dependent methyltransferase, with amino-acid sequence MPISSNLMIDFMKKFDENPYVLELNGKEYSIGEGDPKFRVIFKRELPLTDLMTSTSIALGEAYMKGDLEIEGDLYHALNFFLGQMGKFHTDKKALKNLIFTSSSKRNQKKEVSSHYDIGNEFYKLWLDESLSYSCAYFMNEQDSLLEAQNNKIDRILKKLYLKPGMELLDIGCGWGSLLLRAVKEYGVTGKGITLSQEQYNSFKERIEEEGLADKLAVELLDYRELPKQEWAFDRVVSVGMLEHVGRDNYDKFLECVDSVLKPQGLFLLHYISALKEYPGDAWIKKYIFPGGMVPSLREIINLCSDYKFYTIDVESLRRHYNRTLLCWDKNFNEHREEIEKMMGTEFTRMWDLYLCACAATFNNGIIDLHQILISKGINNELPMTRWY; translated from the coding sequence ATGCCAATAAGCAGTAATTTAATGATAGATTTTATGAAAAAATTTGATGAGAATCCCTATGTTCTTGAATTAAATGGTAAAGAATATAGCATTGGGGAAGGTGACCCTAAATTCAGGGTGATATTTAAAAGGGAATTACCTCTTACAGACTTGATGACAAGTACTTCCATAGCTTTAGGTGAGGCATATATGAAGGGCGATCTTGAGATTGAAGGCGATTTGTATCATGCACTCAACTTCTTTCTGGGACAGATGGGAAAATTCCATACAGATAAAAAGGCATTAAAGAACCTGATTTTTACATCTAGCTCCAAACGGAATCAGAAAAAAGAGGTATCGTCCCACTATGATATTGGAAATGAATTTTATAAACTATGGCTCGACGAGTCGCTGAGCTATTCCTGTGCTTACTTTATGAATGAACAGGATTCCTTGCTGGAGGCCCAGAACAATAAGATAGACAGAATCCTGAAAAAATTATATCTAAAGCCTGGAATGGAACTGCTTGATATCGGATGCGGCTGGGGAAGTTTGCTGCTTCGTGCGGTTAAGGAATATGGGGTTACCGGTAAAGGGATTACTCTTAGCCAGGAACAATATAATAGTTTTAAGGAGAGAATTGAAGAGGAAGGGCTGGCTGATAAGCTGGCAGTGGAGTTATTGGATTACCGCGAGCTCCCTAAGCAGGAATGGGCTTTTGACCGGGTTGTCAGTGTCGGAATGCTTGAACATGTAGGCAGGGACAATTACGATAAATTTTTAGAATGTGTGGATTCCGTCTTAAAGCCTCAGGGACTGTTTCTGCTGCATTATATCAGTGCATTAAAAGAGTACCCCGGGGATGCCTGGATTAAGAAATATATTTTCCCCGGCGGTATGGTACCGAGCCTCAGAGAGATTATTAATTTATGCTCCGACTATAAGTTCTACACAATTGATGTTGAAAGTTTACGGCGGCATTATAACAGGACGCTGTTGTGCTGGGATAAAAATTTCAATGAACATCGTGAAGAAATTGAGAAAATGATGGGAACAGAATTCACCCGGATGTGGGATTTATATCTATGTGCCTGTGCGGCAACCTTTAATAACGGCATCATTGATTTGCATCAGATCCTTATTAGTAAAGGCATAAATAATGAGCTGCCTATGACAAGGTGGTATTAA